One window of the Daphnia pulex isolate KAP4 chromosome 8, ASM2113471v1 genome contains the following:
- the LOC124199510 gene encoding cyclin-T2-like isoform X2, translated as MAASMEGKWVFTKEQLQNTPSRRCNIDYDKEIFYRQQAATLIQEMGQRLQVTQLCINTAIVYVHRFYMFHSFNKFHRNPISSCALFLAAKVEEQPRKLEHVIRVAHMILYKDQRNLDINSEQYIEQAQELINNENILLQTLGFDVAIDHPHTQVLKCCQHLFRASSSKDMAQTSYFMATNSLHLTTMCLQYKPTVVACVCIHLVCKWFNFEIPQSAEGKDWFTYVDKTVTLEMLDELTVEFLAIFNKCPSRLRKRVMQQPGVNASAMTSSDKSASGSSSKDASSSHPDAHKVRNESSGSSSGSAAPKPGERVPRPHDQRRDKTGALVPPSSSTASVPAGHRPSSNSGHPPSHSNRPPESAGSGGGGAAAGGHHHHHHHQQQQQLHQQQLQAGQGRPPHPHQRSSSGSMKDPKQPTGSNSSNTSHSSSSQQHHQQQQQQQHQQQRLQQQPVPPSTSSSQRKPVPPSSVSSNKVQQPSSGGSSSGSLFSPPRIDQQQPERKPNDISSSSRNNKPSTSAFGQDWPGNGSLVGMSSSTASSQQTQMNLTASLGFNLDIDICEDQDSTWDINYGLEPNSLLGSPNAAIESMLMNTTPGEGASTSGFQMKQQHQSLFSMLAPSPKLQQPVQQQHHPTNPQLPSTPQPQITPQQVQQQQPQLQQPPQLVQQPSFRESLFDLGLDNEPFSSVKTEDAMACIEIKSTPAAEVVVSAPTDGGDEVDPSSGKKKKKDKKKHKNKDKDREGKEKEKKHKHKHKEKDKEKVREKEKFKEAADGSRIKIAGVSQSPVGDQATSIKPVLKIKIPKGRIEGDVPTTPTNGSSDSQQPLPAASPMAPGGGLKIKISREMISSNNSKEKESSRKRSSTTSSSSLNKTSLPSAKQPKMEAIPQQQQLPQQQQLHHPQPPHHQHHQQQQQQHQQHQQFQSAGSAGRPHHERNGSSSNVAPEENRQRSHSAHRSSSTNMNKL; from the exons ATGGCTGCCTCGATGGAGGGTAAGTGGGTTTTTACAAAAGAACAATTACAAAATACTCCTTCCCGAAGATGCAACATCGACTACGACAAGGAAATCTTTTACCGGCAACAGGCGGCAACATTAATTCAAGAAATGGGTCAAAGATTACAAGT GACACAACTGTGCATCAACACAGCCATCGTCTATGTGCACCGGTTCTACATGTTCCATTCCTTCAACAAGTTCCATCGAAATCCAATCTCTTCCTGTGCTCTCTTCCTAGCCGCCAAAGTTGAGGAACAGCCCAGAAAGTTGGAACATGTCATTAGGGTTGCACACATGATTCTCTACAAGGATCAGCGAAACTTGGACATCAACTCTGAG CAATACATTGAACAAGCTCAAGAGCTGATAAACAATGAAAATATCCTTCTCCAGACTCTTGGCTTTGATGTCGCCATTGACCACCCTCACACACAAGTGCTCAAGTGTTGTCAGCATCTATTTAGAG CATCTTCAAGCAAGGACATGGCTCAGACCTCCTACTTCATGGCCACTAATAG TTTGCACCTGACCACCATGTGCCTCCAGTACAAGCCCACTGTAGTGGCCTGTGTTTGCATCCACCTGGTGTGCAAATGGTTCAACTTTGAG ATCCCACAGAGTGCCGAGGGTAAAGATTGGTTTACGTACGTTGACAAAACGGTGACGTTAGAAATGTTGGACGAATTGACCGTTGAATTTCTGGCGATTTTCAATAAATGCCCGTCGAGACTGCGGAAACGAGTGATGCAACAACCTGGAGTCAATGCTTCTGCCATGACATCGTCGGACAAGAGTGCATCCGGTAGTAGTAGCAAAGACGCGTCATCAAGCCATCCAGATGCTCACAAGGTCAGGAATGAATCTTCCGGAAGCAGCAGCGGAAGCGCTGCTCCCAAACCAG GCGAGAGAGTTCCTCGGCCACATGACCAAAGAAGAGACAAGACTGGCGCCCTCGTCCCTCCTTCTAGTTCGACGGCCAGCGTTCCTGCTGGCCACCGTCCATCTTCGAACAGTGGTCATCCTCCTTCACATTCGAATCGACCTCCGGAAAGTGCGgggagtggtggtggtggtgcagcTGCTGGCggtcatcatcaccatcatcaccaccaacagcagcaacaacttcaccaacaacaactacaggCAGGACAGGGCCGACCTCCACATCCTCACCAACGGTCGAGTTCTGGTTCTATGAAAGATCCAAAACAGCCTACTGGAAGCAACAGCAGTAATACATCTCACTCTTCATCTTCTCAACAACatcaccaacagcagcagcaacaacaacatcaacagcaaAGGTTGCAGCAACAACCTGTTCCACCGAGTACATCGTCGTCACAG AGAAAACCGGTCCCTCCGAGTTCAGTTTCCAGCAATAAAGTTCAGCAGCCGTCGAGTGGCGGTAGCAGCAGTGGTAGtttattttctcctcctcggatcgaccaacaacaacccgagCGAAAGCCGAACGATatcagtagtagtagtaggaaCAATAAGCCATCGACATCGGCCTTTGGTCAAGATTGGCCCGGCAATGGTAGCCTAGTCGGAATGAGCAGCTCAACGGCATCCAGTCAGCAAACGCAAATGAATCTTACTGCATCGCTAGGCTTCAATCTCGATATAGACATTTGCGAAGACCAGGACTCTACATGGGATATTAACTACGGCCTGGAACCCAACAGTCTGCTCGGATCTCCCAATGCGGCGATCGAATCCATGTTGATGAACACCACTCCTGGAGAGGGTGCCAGCACGAGTGGGTTCCAAAtgaagcagcagcatcagAGCCTTTTTAGTATGCTGGCGCCATCACCTAAACTCCAACAGCCTgtgcagcaacagcatcatcCGACCAATCCGCAGCTTCCTTCTACGCCTCAGCCGCAAATTACTCCTCAGCaagttcaacagcagcagccgcagctgCAACAGCCGCCACAGCTAGTTCAACAGCCCTCATTTCGTGAAAGTTTGTTTGATCTAGGGTTAGATAATGAACCCTTCTCTAGCGTCAAGACTGAAGACGCCATGGCTTGCATCGAGATCAAGAGCACACCTGCAGCAGAAGTCGTAGTTTCTGCGCCCACTGATGGTGGCGATGAAGTTGATCCATcttcgggaaagaaaaagaagaaggataaGAAGAAGCACAAAAACAAGGATAAAGACCGCGAAGGcaaagagaaggagaagaaacacAAGCACAAACATAAAGAGAAGGACAAGGAGAAGGTgcgcgaaaaagaaaagttcaaaGAAGCTGCGGATGGTTCCCGGATCAAGATCGCCGGAGTGAGCCAGTCGCCAGTTGGAGATCAGGCGACGTCGATCAAacctgttttaaaaatcaaaattcctaAGGGGCGTATCGAAGGTGATGTTCCTACAACCCCAACCAACGGATCCAGCGATAGTCAGCAGCCCTTGCCGGCAGCTTCGCCCATGGCACCTGGTGGTGGACTCAAGATCAAAATAAGCCGGGAAATGATCAGCAGCAATAATagcaaagaaaaggaaagcagTAGGAAGCGATCCAGCACAACCAGCAGCTCGTCGCTGAACAAGACATCCCTTCCGTCGGCCAAACAACCTAAAATGGAAGCCataccac